The Lycium barbarum isolate Lr01 chromosome 12, ASM1917538v2, whole genome shotgun sequence genome includes a region encoding these proteins:
- the LOC132621557 gene encoding rab escort protein 1 isoform X1, translating to MDETTSYPPIEPSNFDLIVIGTGLPESILAAAASAAGKSVLHLDPNPNYGSHYASLTLNEFTSYIQSQSSQSPIAAISRPEIDSGYTRVGISTRPVYSSVEINSYGSEPLEQSRKFNIDLSGPRVLLCADGMIDLILKSEVNQYMEFKGIDGSFMGDGEGNLENVPDSRSAIFKDRKLSFTEKNQLMRFFKMVQGHLGGGESERISEQDLESSFVDFLSKMGLSKKLKSIILYAIAMADYDQEIGDLSKSVLKTKDGIDRLALYHSSVGRFPNAPGAMIYPIYGQGELPQAFCRRAAVKGCIYVLRMPVNCLLMDKASGSYKGVCLASEQELFSHKLIVAPSFVVESPPPHSSPDALQNVCGDFGSRNITEKLVRSICISKHSLKLDVANCLAFFPPRSLFPEQVTAVRALQLSSNVAVCPSGMYLTYLSAICDDDVQGKKLLNAAINVLFHIPVSGSSGNNDSAEDQSETRDAKPALLWSVLYTQELAKLQDVLDNIICTPTPDGSPYYHDLLGATEKIFQELYSGEEFFPKSTSPEEGAGQELED from the exons ATGGATGAAACTACGTCGTATCCTCCTATTGAACCATCCAATTTCGACCTTATAGTTATCGGCACCGGCTTACCGGAATCCATCCTCGCCGCCGCCGCCTCCGCCGCCGGAAAATCAGTCCTCCACTTAGACCCTAACCCTAATTACGGGTCCCACTACGCATCACTTACACTTAACGAATTCACTTCATACATCCAATCTCAATCATCGCAATCCCCAATTGCTGCAATTTCACGACCCGAAATTGATTCGGGTTATACCCGGGTCGGCATTTCGACCCGGCCGGTTTACTCGTCTGTTGAGATTAACTCTTACGGGTCGGAGCCATTGGAGCAATCTAGAAAGTTTAATATTGATTTGAGTGGGCCTAGGGTTTTGTTATGTGCTGATGGTATGATTGATTTGATTTTGAAGTCTGAAGTGAATCAGTATATGGAGTTTAAGGGTATTGATGGGAGTTTTATGGGTGATGGTGAGGGTAATTTGGAGAATGTACCTGATTCGCGCAGCGCGATATTTAAGGACAGGAAATTGAGTTTTACTGAGAAGAATCAGTTGATGAGATTCTTTAAGATGGTACAAGGGCATCTTGGTGGTGGGGAGAGTGAGAGGATATCGGAGCAGGATTTAGAGAGTTCGTTTGTGGATTTTTTAAGCAAAATGGGGCTCTCGAAAAAGCTAAAATC GATTATTCTATATGCAATAGCAATGGCAGATTATGATCAAGAGATTGGGGATTTGTCCAAAAGTGTTCTCAAGACAAAAGATGGTATCGATCGGTTGGCCCTTTATCACTCATCCGTTGGCAG GTTTCCTAATGCACCCGGTGCTATGATTTACCCCATTTATGGTCAAGGGGAACTTCCACAGGCCTTTTGTCGTCGTGCTGCAGTCAAAGGATGCATTTAT GTTCTTCGGATGCCTGTTAATTGTCTCCTTATGGACAAG GCTAGTGGGAGTTACAAGGGTGTTTGCTTGGCTTCTGAACAAGAATTGTTCAGCCATAAGCTGATAGTAGCTCCATCTTTTGTGGTTGAATCACCACCGCCTcattcttctcctgatgctctgcaAAATGTATGTGGTGATTTTGGCTCGCGAAATATAACTGAGAAGCTGGTTAGGAGTATATGCATCTCAAAGCACTCTTTGAAATTGGATGTAGCCAATTGTCTGGCATTTTTTCCTCCTCGAT CTCTCTTCCCTGAGCAGGTCACAGCAGTCCGTGCGCTTCAGTTGAGTAGCAATGTAGCTGTTTGTCCCTCTGGAAT GTATTTGACTTATCTTTCAGCTATATGTGATGACGATGTTCAGGGGAAGAAGCTACTAAATGCAGCCATCAATGTGCTATTTCACATTCCTGTTTCTGGAAGTTCTGGAAATAATGATTCTGCTGAGGACCAAAGTGAAACTAGGGATGCAAAACCTGCCTTACTTTGGAGTGTCTTGTATACTCAAGAGCTTGCTAAG TTGCAGGATGTACTAGATAACATCATTTGTACCCCTACGCCAGATGGGAGTCCATATTACCATGATCTTCTGGGTGCTACAGAAAAG ATATTTCAAGAGCTGTATTCTGGTGAAGAATTCTTTCCCAAGTCAACCTCACCGGAGGAGGGTGCTGGCCAAGAGCTCGAGGACTAG
- the LOC132621557 gene encoding rab escort protein 1 isoform X2, whose protein sequence is MADYDQEIGDLSKSVLKTKDGIDRLALYHSSVGRFPNAPGAMIYPIYGQGELPQAFCRRAAVKGCIYVLRMPVNCLLMDKASGSYKGVCLASEQELFSHKLIVAPSFVVESPPPHSSPDALQNVCGDFGSRNITEKLVRSICISKHSLKLDVANCLAFFPPRSLFPEQVTAVRALQLSSNVAVCPSGMYLTYLSAICDDDVQGKKLLNAAINVLFHIPVSGSSGNNDSAEDQSETRDAKPALLWSVLYTQELAKLQDVLDNIICTPTPDGSPYYHDLLGATEKIFQELYSGEEFFPKSTSPEEGAGQELED, encoded by the exons ATGGCAGATTATGATCAAGAGATTGGGGATTTGTCCAAAAGTGTTCTCAAGACAAAAGATGGTATCGATCGGTTGGCCCTTTATCACTCATCCGTTGGCAG GTTTCCTAATGCACCCGGTGCTATGATTTACCCCATTTATGGTCAAGGGGAACTTCCACAGGCCTTTTGTCGTCGTGCTGCAGTCAAAGGATGCATTTAT GTTCTTCGGATGCCTGTTAATTGTCTCCTTATGGACAAG GCTAGTGGGAGTTACAAGGGTGTTTGCTTGGCTTCTGAACAAGAATTGTTCAGCCATAAGCTGATAGTAGCTCCATCTTTTGTGGTTGAATCACCACCGCCTcattcttctcctgatgctctgcaAAATGTATGTGGTGATTTTGGCTCGCGAAATATAACTGAGAAGCTGGTTAGGAGTATATGCATCTCAAAGCACTCTTTGAAATTGGATGTAGCCAATTGTCTGGCATTTTTTCCTCCTCGAT CTCTCTTCCCTGAGCAGGTCACAGCAGTCCGTGCGCTTCAGTTGAGTAGCAATGTAGCTGTTTGTCCCTCTGGAAT GTATTTGACTTATCTTTCAGCTATATGTGATGACGATGTTCAGGGGAAGAAGCTACTAAATGCAGCCATCAATGTGCTATTTCACATTCCTGTTTCTGGAAGTTCTGGAAATAATGATTCTGCTGAGGACCAAAGTGAAACTAGGGATGCAAAACCTGCCTTACTTTGGAGTGTCTTGTATACTCAAGAGCTTGCTAAG TTGCAGGATGTACTAGATAACATCATTTGTACCCCTACGCCAGATGGGAGTCCATATTACCATGATCTTCTGGGTGCTACAGAAAAG ATATTTCAAGAGCTGTATTCTGGTGAAGAATTCTTTCCCAAGTCAACCTCACCGGAGGAGGGTGCTGGCCAAGAGCTCGAGGACTAG